In one Xyrauchen texanus isolate HMW12.3.18 chromosome 18, RBS_HiC_50CHRs, whole genome shotgun sequence genomic region, the following are encoded:
- the LOC127658996 gene encoding major facilitator superfamily domain-containing protein 9-like yields the protein MNNSQCAITDKRRRPTRIIRCIYVVGFMDLFGVSMIIPLLSHHVKDLGASPTVAGIVGSTYGVLQLFSSTVVGSWSDVVGRRYSLLTCLLLSAFGYGLLGLSSSIALFMLARIPVGLFKHSLSICRALLSDLVSEKERPLVMGHFNAASSVGFILGPVVGGYLTEHEGGFYLSSFFCASIFLLNTGLVWMLPWSETLNHHTDTIANTNTKTSNSYDGLNSSPHNCSDKKQIRHQNAFVVRSQADRGWSWMDMSLFQPAWRQLTSVWIQICMLASSDMWDLFLVRLLMAVAIMLYYSNFSLAMEERFHLKPKVTGYLISYSSTLGALAGCLVGPVTHLYGNNMSALLLHSTVLTCTVIFLYATALSVWQVLLTSTFFTISTTIGRTCITDLELQHGGSQASGTLIGAGQSVTAVGRVLAPLLSGLAQEFSPCGPPSLGVVLALVAVGLLLVRTPKWDRITKVKYNSD from the exons GACCTCTTTGGGGTCAGTATGATCATCCCATTGCTGAGTCATCATGTAAAAGATCTAGGAGCAAGCCCCACAGTGGCTGGGATTGTAG GATCTACTTATGGAGTATTACAGCTCTTCTCTAGCACTGTGGTT GGAAGTTGGAGCGATGTGGTAGGGAGGCGCTATTCACTGCTGACATGCCTTTTGCTCAGTGCATTTGGATATGGCCTGCTTGGTCTGTCCTCTAGTATTGCACTTTTTATGCTGGCAAGGATACCAGTGG GGCTATTTAAACATTCCCTGTCTATCTGCCGAGCGCTCCTGTCAGATCTTGTGTCTGAGAAAGAGCGGCCTCTAGTAATGGGCCACTTTAATGCTGCCTCAAGTGTGGGATTCATTCTGGGACCGGTGGTGGGCGGATACCTTACTGAACATGAGGGGGGTTTCTACTTGTCCTCATTTTTTTGTGCATCCATTTTCCTTTTAAATACAG GTTTGGTCTGGATGTTACCATGGAGCGAAACACTAAATCACCATACTGACACAATTGCTAATACTAATACCAAAACCAGCAATTCCTATGATGGGTTAAACTCATCCCCACATAACTGCTCAGACAAAAAACAAATTCGGCATCAGAATGCATTTGTAGTCCGTAGTCAAGCAGATCGAGGTTGGAGCTGGATGGACATGTCCCTCTTCCAGCCTGCTTGGAGACAGCTGACCTCAGTTTGGATTCAGATCTGCATGCTGGCTTCCTCTGATATGTGGGACTTGTTCCTGGTGCGTCTTCTAATGGCTGTGGCTATTATGCTGTACTACAGTAACTTCTCCTTAGCCATGGAGGAGCGCTTTCATCTCAAGCCAAAGGTAACAGGCTATCTAATCAGCTACAGCAGTACACTGGGGGCCCTTGCTGGCTGCCTGGTGGGGCCCGTCACCCACCTCTATGGCAACAACATGTCTGCTTTATTGCTGCACTCTACTGTGCTCACTTGCACGGTGATCTTCCTGTATGCCACAGCACTCAGTGTCTGGCAGGTCTTGCTCACCTCTACGTTCTTTACCATCTCTACCACTATCGGACGCACCTGCATCACTGACTtggagctgcagcatggtgggtCCCAGGCTAGTGGGACATTGATTGGGGCAGGGCAGTCTGTCACAGCTGTGGGACGGGTACTTGCACCTCTGCTCTCTGGTCTGGCTCAAGAATTCAGCCCCTGTGGACCTCCTAGTTTGGGGGTTGTGCTGGCACTGGTAGCTGTGGGTTTGCTGCTTGTGAGGACTCCTAAATGGGACCGTATAACAAAGGTTAAATACAACAGTGACTAA